TTTTTATACAACCCACGTTCTTCCGGCATATAACCGATTTGTCGGATATGTTCAGGATTCAGTTTTTGATTATTAATAAAAACATTGCCGGAATCGGCCTGCGTAATCTGGTTAATGATTCGGATAAAGGTCGTTTTTCCTGCACCATTCGGGCCCAATAGTCCATAGATACTGGCTTCAGGAACATCAATAGAGAAATCCTCTAACGCCAGTTTTTTGCCTGCGTTATAAGTTTTAGTTACATTTTCTGCTTTCAGCATCGACATTGTTTTAAATGATTAGTCCTTTATTCACAGGAAAAGTTACGGAAATTAACATAAAATTTTAGGAGCCGGGAACCTGCTTTCACTACTCGCTTTTTTACAGATTTTGGCCGCCTCCAAATGCCTCCGAAAAATCTGTAAAAAGAGCTCAAACATGCCGTTCAATCAGGGCTATAAAACCAGGTAACCATGGAATAATTGGATTAAATAAAACAAGCAGCTTCTATTCAAACACTCAAAAATTCAATCAATCCAGACGATCGGAAAAAACCAACTTACAAACTTGGATCTTTTTACTTTTTACTTGATTCTTCTTTATCAGTTAACAAACTCGAAATCTTTATAAAAGGCATCTGCTTCAGCAATAACCCCATCCATTTCCTCTAGGGTGAAAACCTCCAGGAACTTCCGGCGGAAATCTTTAAAATGAGGAATGCCACGGAAATAATTGCTGTAATGCTGGCGCATTTCGATAAGTCCCAAACGCTCACCTTTCCAGTCTTTACTCCATTCAGCGTGTTGTCTTACCGCTTCCAGTCTTTGAGTAATGGTTGGTTCAGGTAAAATTTCTCCGGTTTTAAAGAAATGTTTCACTTCATTGAAAATCCAGGGATAACCAATGGCGCCGCGACCGATCATAATACCGTCGCAGTCGAATTTGTTTTTATATTCCCAGGCTTTTTGAGCCGAATCAATATCACCATTTCCGAAAATCGGAATTTCGATATTTGGATTGTTTTTTACGGCGTGAATATAATTCCAGTCTGCTTCTCCTTTATACATTTGGGCACGTGTTCGGGCGTGAATCGTTAAAGCTTTTACCCCAACTTCCTGTAAGCGTTCTGCAACCTCCATAATGTTGATACTCTCTGTATCCCAACCCAGACGGGTTTTCACGGTTACCGGTAAATGAGTAGAATTTACGACTGCTTTGGTTAAACGAATCATTAAATCAACATCTTTTAAAACGCCGGCTCCGGCACCTTTACACACCACTTTTTTTACAGGACAACCGAAATTAATATCAACAATATCGGGATTTACGGCTTCTACAATTTTTGCAGAAAGTGACATTGCTTCTTCATCGCCGCCGAAAATCTGAATTCCCACCGGTCTTTCGTAATCGAAAATATCGAGTTTCTTCATGCTTTTCATGGCATCACGAATCAATCCTTCAGAGGAAATGAACTCTGAATACATCATGTCTGCACCGTGCATTTTACACAGTTTTCGAAATGGCGGATCCGAAACATCTTCCATAGGTGCAAGCAACAATGGAAATTCTGGGAGCTCAATATTACCGATCTTTATCATGGTGCAAAGATATTAATTATGAAAGGAAAAATAGGAGACGAAGCATAAAAAGAAAATAGACTT
This DNA window, taken from Kaistella carnis, encodes the following:
- the dusB gene encoding tRNA dihydrouridine synthase DusB — protein: MIKIGNIELPEFPLLLAPMEDVSDPPFRKLCKMHGADMMYSEFISSEGLIRDAMKSMKKLDIFDYERPVGIQIFGGDEEAMSLSAKIVEAVNPDIVDINFGCPVKKVVCKGAGAGVLKDVDLMIRLTKAVVNSTHLPVTVKTRLGWDTESINIMEVAERLQEVGVKALTIHARTRAQMYKGEADWNYIHAVKNNPNIEIPIFGNGDIDSAQKAWEYKNKFDCDGIMIGRGAIGYPWIFNEVKHFFKTGEILPEPTITQRLEAVRQHAEWSKDWKGERLGLIEMRQHYSNYFRGIPHFKDFRRKFLEVFTLEEMDGVIAEADAFYKDFEFVN